The window CCAACCCATAAGTACTACTAATCAAATATTATACATCACATCCGTTCTCAGCACATATTTTGTACCTTCTGTTAATTTTTCTCCTTCATGCCAGGTTTCGTGGATAAACATCAGCACCTTGCCTGTTTCTGGTTTAACGCTAAAACCACGAAATAGAGTATCACCTCCTTGATAGCCATCATTCAAATAGATTAGAAAACTCAACCGGCTTTCTAAGCCATCTTCCTTTAAACGACCATCTTTGTGCATTTTGAAACGCTGCCCTGGTGTGTACTTGTAAAAACGAAACTGACGAGATAAACATTGCGCAGTACAACCATCCAATATAGGAAACTCAACTTGCTCCAGCTTTTGCCAAAACTGTTGAGCTAATTCAGGATCGTTAAGAAAAACCCTTTCGTTATTCCGAACAAACGGCATAGATTTATAGCCATTGTGGGTTCGCACAGTGGCTTCGTCAAAACCAATATTTTCAGCTTGTTCAATTAGCTGGACACATTGATCACATGATATAAAATGATCGATTGTCCAGATTCCTTTATTGATATGCTCAATAAACATATAAAACTAATATCTCTTGTATATAGGCCAATCATTTGGATCTATACTTAGATCTTCATCATCAAAGCTTTCAGATTCTATCTGTATTTCATTTCCGAAAGGATCAAGAATACAGGCAGCATATCCACCTGGATGAGAGCACATTAATGTAAACTTTACTCCCTGGTCTCTTATTTTTTTACAATATGACAAAAAATTTTTTTCTAAAAAGTATGTAAATAAGGCAATTCGTTTTTGACTTCTATTCTTTTCCCTTATTTCTCTATCCATTTGTAGACGTATCCCAATCTCATCACTTTCTACACATTTAGGTACAAAAAAGTCTCTTTCTTGCTTAAAACCCAAAGTTTCAACAAAAAAAACTTTCGCAATTTCGGCATCATCCACAGGAATAAATATAAATATCTTTGGCATATTAGCAATCTAATTTTGATATTGGTCTTTGGCTCACAGGGGCTTCAGCTCTCGCCTTTTTAATTTGTTTAGATGCCCCTTTATAAACCTTAGCACCCAACTTTTCTAGAGTTCTTAACTCAGTTTTATAAAATGAGCTTCTATGTTTTGCAGCATCTTCACCTATATCAATAAATACATAACCTTCTTTATGTCTATCTCTTATCCACTGAGCATTTGCTTCATTTGCAATTATTTCCCAATTTTTTGAGCCAAACCTTTCCATTACCGCCCCAGACTTTTCCATAAGAGATGTCCAGTCTTTCTTAATTGTTCTAAACTCTTCATTTGGTCTGAGTTTCCTCATATTTTTTGCATATGCTTCTACTGCTGCTTGCCCCTCTCCTATGAGTACGTAACTTGC is drawn from Spartinivicinus poritis and contains these coding sequences:
- a CDS encoding VOC family protein, which translates into the protein MPKIFIFIPVDDAEIAKVFFVETLGFKQERDFFVPKCVESDEIGIRLQMDREIREKNRSQKRIALFTYFLEKNFLSYCKKIRDQGVKFTLMCSHPGGYAACILDPFGNEIQIESESFDDEDLSIDPNDWPIYKRY
- a CDS encoding prolyl hydroxylase family protein — its product is MFIEHINKGIWTIDHFISCDQCVQLIEQAENIGFDEATVRTHNGYKSMPFVRNNERVFLNDPELAQQFWQKLEQVEFPILDGCTAQCLSRQFRFYKYTPGQRFKMHKDGRLKEDGLESRLSFLIYLNDGYQGGDTLFRGFSVKPETGKVLMFIHETWHEGEKLTEGTKYVLRTDVMYNI
- a CDS encoding RHS repeat domain-containing protein; protein product: QVYFYHLDHLGTPQEISDARGNIVWSVQYRAYGNVARKQVEHIQNNLRFQGQYFDEETGLHYNRHRYYDPGLGRFINQDPIELLGGNNLYSYVQNPVHWIDPLGLASYVLIGEGQAAVEAYAKNMRKLRPNEEFRTIKKDWTSLMEKSGAVMERFGSKNWEIIANEANAQWIRDRHKEGYVFIDIGEDAAKHRSSFYKTELRTLEKLGAKVYKGASKQIKKARAEAPVSQRPISKLDC